A region from the uncultured Bacteroides sp. genome encodes:
- a CDS encoding CatA-like O-acetyltransferase, with protein sequence MKNKYNYENQISNQFYNAVIHDIEQYKTVKEIKARPNQPANFCSVSSIPWLSFTGFAQDTYEVSDLLFPLIRFGKYFSEQDKVLIPLAVFVNHAVADGYHTSKLINDIQDYASKADEWIV encoded by the coding sequence ATAAAGAACAAATATAATTATGAAAACCAAATTTCAAATCAGTTTTATAATGCCGTTATTCACGACATTGAACAATATAAAACAGTAAAAGAGATAAAGGCTCGCCCAAACCAACCGGCCAACTTCTGTTCCGTCTCCTCCATACCATGGCTAAGCTTCACCGGCTTTGCACAAGATACCTACGAAGTTTCCGACTTACTTTTCCCTTTAATTCGTTTTGGTAAATACTTTTCCGAACAGGATAAAGTACTCATTCCCCTAGCCGTATTTGTGAACCATGCCGTTGCCGACGGTTACCATACCAGCAAACTTATTAACGATATACAGGATTATGCTTCTAAAGCCGATGAATGGATAGTATAG
- a CDS encoding SPASM domain-containing protein produces MVNLVVSLYTHFFRMHDNICLLYNSESNSFFKVSEEIFDYIEKIAEGKYTSINQETKELLIKHNIIIPENKKYSYYNRVKLMNCMDRFYSSKLTLNIIPTTCCNFSCSYCFEKNKTNYTITDDIIDSLIPFINKNERIKKLSLMWYGGEPLLAFGKIKQILSRFDNEVQIPIGSHSIITNGYLFDQKVVDFFKIHPLTEIQITLDGNENEHNQKRFTRTDKHTFSKIINNIDLILNELPNTHVFIRINIDESNKTSFQSLYEQLYKRWDGKRFSIYPGFIRIENAQETQMISPSIFGDSRRNFFLSLEEKGIEVDFYPTIREKACSAVRMNSYIIGPEGEIYKCWNDVSNKNKIIGYINNKKLTNVDLLAKYMVDSTIFEDAKCRECFFFPICGGGCPQYRIQNKYENGNYDLCAVRNDKKDDKQYLTFCLEKHYHKIKGTEQSIMIQNDL; encoded by the coding sequence ATGGTAAACTTAGTAGTGTCTCTATACACACATTTCTTTCGAATGCATGACAATATTTGTCTATTATATAACAGTGAAAGCAATAGTTTTTTCAAAGTCTCAGAAGAGATTTTTGATTATATAGAAAAAATAGCTGAAGGTAAATATACTTCAATAAATCAAGAAACCAAAGAACTTCTAATAAAGCATAATATTATTATCCCAGAAAACAAGAAATATTCATATTATAATAGAGTAAAGTTAATGAATTGCATGGATAGGTTTTACTCTAGCAAGTTAACCTTAAACATTATTCCGACTACTTGCTGTAATTTTTCTTGTTCTTACTGTTTTGAAAAAAATAAAACTAACTATACAATAACGGATGACATTATTGATAGTCTTATTCCATTTATAAATAAAAACGAAAGAATTAAAAAGCTAAGCCTAATGTGGTATGGAGGTGAACCGCTATTAGCATTTGGTAAAATCAAGCAGATCTTATCGCGGTTTGATAATGAAGTTCAGATTCCTATTGGCAGTCACTCTATTATTACTAATGGGTACTTGTTTGATCAAAAGGTAGTTGATTTTTTTAAGATACATCCATTGACAGAAATTCAAATAACATTAGATGGAAATGAAAATGAACATAATCAAAAAAGATTCACGAGAACTGATAAGCATACGTTTAGTAAGATAATAAATAATATTGATTTAATCTTAAACGAATTACCAAACACGCATGTGTTTATTCGTATCAATATTGATGAAAGTAATAAAACATCTTTTCAGTCTTTATATGAGCAATTATATAAACGATGGGATGGAAAACGTTTTTCTATATATCCAGGATTTATCAGAATTGAAAATGCCCAGGAGACGCAAATGATCTCTCCATCAATTTTTGGTGACTCTCGTAGAAATTTCTTTCTAAGTCTCGAAGAAAAAGGTATAGAAGTAGATTTTTATCCAACAATTAGGGAAAAAGCATGTAGTGCTGTTAGAATGAATTCTTACATTATTGGTCCAGAAGGAGAAATTTATAAATGTTGGAATGACGTTAGCAATAAAAATAAGATTATAGGATATATTAATAATAAAAAGTTAACAAATGTTGATTTACTGGCTAAATATATGGTAGATAGTACTATATTTGAAGATGCGAAATGTAGAGAATGCTTTTTTTTCCCTATTTGTGGTGGCGGATGTCCACAATATAGGATACAAAATAAATATGAGAATGGTAATTATGATTTATGTGCCGTTCGAAATGATAAAAAGGATGATAAGCAATACCTAACTTTCTGTCTAGAAAAGCATTATCACAAGATTAAAGGCACAGAACAATCTATTATGATTCAAAACGATTTGTAA
- a CDS encoding carboxypeptidase-like regulatory domain-containing protein: MEKRISILIYILSFVPICLRAQSLAIKGTILSKENKPIEAANVYIMDMDSTIITGGSTNSMGFFNIELPSKGDYILSANFLGYLKQELFLKGVEKSTNIGKLFLSEANKMLDEVVVTAKSQINQSDKTLLFPTELQKKHSTDGFSLLNNLMIPQLDVDVLKKNVSSKGKPVTLLLNGRPITDNSEITALRPKDIIRIEYHEMPTGAFAEYESVINYITRQYEFGGYIGINGTQQTTYGEGDYLVISRINYKENEHTLGYNLDFLHDDKIHREVSELFTYPNNDVLYRTENSQPSIEKNHTHHIFYNYNFRNKQTQINIKLGYKKYDSDEDFNSLLNYKGTVEQSLKLSNVSSEKQNNPYFSFYTDLKLKKQQSLYIRGSIDYSRNHYKYAYEEEKENSVPSSLYTNATEDYYSTILGAIYTKTFSKGRELSLNLRNYIHISKSIYNNGNDINKEHFTTNESLYSLNLSKKWKKMFLSVRLGMSSLFYFQKDERDKKFWSYRPEMTFRYIFNERSTFQYRGGLNNSFPTLSLFTNTEQNIDFIQKKVGNPSLKIVEIISNQLSYSYTSKQFNLNLFFNYFHSEPNTGKQVIYDGTYFVHSYINNGGYNLINPELGVSVKLWSNLLNFKISGGLYRYIITGDNNIYKNDWYINPSLMVFYKKFNSNLYYYSSRKGVYDSLDQWTSDNRYGLTVSYNTGGLSLGIGTQNPFSTYRRTNKINLNIYSSHSLSNNQQNDHLFYIKVAYNIDFGRKHKYTEINARKGTNSAIMKNTKE; this comes from the coding sequence ATGGAGAAAAGGATCAGTATCTTAATATACATTTTGTCATTTGTTCCTATTTGTTTGAGAGCTCAATCTCTGGCTATTAAAGGCACAATTCTAAGTAAAGAGAATAAGCCTATAGAGGCTGCAAATGTATATATTATGGATATGGACTCCACTATAATTACGGGGGGAAGCACTAATTCAATGGGTTTTTTTAATATTGAGCTACCATCAAAAGGTGATTATATCCTTTCGGCCAATTTTCTGGGATATCTAAAGCAAGAGCTGTTTTTAAAGGGAGTGGAGAAATCTACAAATATCGGCAAACTATTTTTAAGTGAAGCAAATAAAATGCTTGATGAAGTAGTTGTTACTGCAAAATCTCAAATAAACCAATCGGATAAAACACTTTTGTTTCCAACCGAACTTCAGAAAAAGCATTCTACCGATGGTTTCAGCTTACTCAATAATCTAATGATTCCTCAACTGGATGTAGATGTATTGAAAAAGAATGTTTCTTCTAAAGGAAAACCGGTGACCCTCTTGCTTAACGGCAGGCCCATTACCGACAATAGTGAAATTACAGCTCTCCGCCCCAAAGACATAATACGAATAGAATACCATGAAATGCCAACCGGGGCTTTTGCTGAATATGAAAGTGTAATAAATTATATTACCCGCCAATATGAATTCGGTGGATACATAGGTATTAATGGAACACAACAAACAACTTATGGCGAGGGAGATTATTTGGTTATAAGCCGTATTAATTACAAAGAAAACGAACATACGCTTGGGTATAATTTAGATTTTCTACACGATGACAAAATCCATAGAGAAGTCTCAGAATTATTCACTTATCCCAATAATGATGTTTTGTATAGGACAGAAAACAGCCAACCATCTATTGAGAAGAATCATACCCATCACATTTTCTATAATTACAATTTCAGAAATAAGCAAACTCAGATCAACATTAAACTTGGATATAAAAAATATGATTCAGATGAAGATTTCAATTCATTGTTAAATTATAAAGGAACGGTTGAACAATCTCTAAAACTATCGAACGTCAGTAGTGAGAAGCAAAACAATCCTTATTTCTCTTTTTATACTGATTTAAAATTGAAGAAGCAACAATCTTTATATATTCGTGGAAGCATTGATTATTCAAGAAATCATTATAAATACGCTTATGAAGAAGAGAAAGAAAATTCTGTTCCAAGTTCATTGTATACAAACGCAACGGAGGACTATTATTCTACCATATTGGGAGCAATATATACCAAAACATTCTCAAAAGGAAGAGAACTCTCGTTGAATCTACGTAATTATATTCATATATCTAAGAGCATTTACAATAATGGCAATGACATAAACAAGGAACATTTTACCACAAACGAGTCACTGTATTCGCTCAACTTATCTAAAAAGTGGAAAAAGATGTTTCTGTCTGTTCGATTAGGTATGAGTTCTCTCTTCTATTTTCAGAAAGATGAAAGGGATAAAAAGTTTTGGTCATATAGGCCTGAAATGACTTTTCGTTATATTTTCAATGAAAGAAGCACATTTCAGTATAGAGGAGGACTAAATAATTCATTCCCAACATTATCGCTATTTACAAATACAGAACAAAATATTGACTTTATACAGAAAAAAGTCGGCAATCCATCTTTAAAAATAGTAGAAATCATCAGTAATCAATTATCTTATTCATATACTTCTAAACAGTTTAATCTGAATTTGTTTTTTAATTATTTCCATAGCGAGCCTAATACGGGTAAACAAGTTATATATGATGGCACCTATTTCGTACATTCTTATATCAATAACGGTGGCTATAATTTGATCAATCCTGAATTGGGCGTAAGTGTTAAGTTATGGAGCAATCTGCTGAACTTCAAAATTAGTGGAGGGCTTTATCGGTATATCATAACAGGAGATAATAATATTTATAAAAATGATTGGTATATCAATCCCTCTTTAATGGTGTTCTATAAAAAGTTCAATTCCAATTTATATTACTACTCATCCCGAAAAGGAGTGTACGATAGTTTGGACCAATGGACAAGCGATAACCGATATGGGTTAACGGTTTCCTACAATACCGGAGGTTTATCGCTTGGCATCGGAACTCAAAATCCGTTTTCGACTTACCGTCGAACAAACAAAATAAATCTCAATATTTACTCATCACATAGCTTATCAAACAACCAACAGAATGACCATCTGTTTTATATAAAAGTTGCTTATAATATAGACTTTGGACGCAAACATAAATATACTGAAATAAATGCCAGGAAAGGCACAAATTCTGCTATCATGAAAAACACCAAAGAATAG
- a CDS encoding HlyD family secretion protein produces the protein MEKIELRSENVRKIIGKIPPVLIRSGISIIALILVLLMVAAAFIPYPEVLEGKIIITGIDSKEAYAKGELSYSHITQVKPGMKVEIELEGYDTQKYGYQHGVITGISQKVITKRERNLFSFVVTIQSSSIIEKGMKGRVSVILSNKTLLRKILDKKE, from the coding sequence ATGGAAAAAATAGAGCTCAGAAGTGAGAATGTACGTAAGATAATAGGAAAAATACCACCGGTACTTATAAGGAGTGGAATAAGTATTATTGCACTTATATTAGTATTATTAATGGTAGCAGCTGCATTTATTCCTTATCCTGAAGTGCTTGAAGGAAAAATTATCATTACCGGAATTGATTCTAAAGAAGCCTATGCAAAAGGAGAACTATCCTACTCTCACATAACACAAGTAAAACCCGGAATGAAAGTGGAAATAGAACTGGAGGGATATGATACCCAGAAGTATGGTTATCAACATGGAGTGATAACCGGCATTTCTCAAAAAGTGATTACCAAAAGGGAACGAAATTTATTTTCATTTGTTGTCACAATACAAAGTAGTTCTATCATAGAAAAAGGCATGAAAGGGAGAGTTTCTGTTATTTTATCAAATAAAACATTACTGAGAAAGATACTGGATAAGAAGGAGTAA
- a CDS encoding peptidase domain-containing ABC transporter, with the protein MRKDTARFPIYRQHDTMQCGVVCLLMICEHFGRKYSIEFLSRYCFATAEGVSLLGINEAANKLGLHTICGRVTAEQLSEALLPCILHWNQNHFVVLYKIKGKGAKTIFYIADPGKGLLKYSLNDFKEHWISTQSNREEKGIAMFLQPTPIFYKKEGEGKREKRSFSFLFGYVGQYRRYFGQVVIGLLIGSLLQLIFPFLTQAIVDIGITHQNIGFIYLILVGQLMLTLSRTSVDFIRRWIVLHISMRINISLVSDFFIKLLKLPMSFFDTKLLGDLMQRMNDHNRVEKFLTTQILSVMFSFLSFIVFGIVLLWYNLSIFGIFLLGSICYALWIALFLKRRKQIDYLYFESQAKNNNKTYQFITAMQEIKLQDCEERRRWEWEDVQAELFETNMKSLKLQQMQEAGSIFINEIKNIVITVLAATAVINGSMTLGMMLAVQYIIGQLNSPIEQLMSFIYSLQDVKISLERINEIHEMENEESNSNSLMQFHDKDRSLHLQYVDFKYDPHGPHKILDCVNFTIPEGKVTAIVGTSGSGKTTIIKLLLGYYHVLGGKISIGQTSLNEYNMKWWRRQCGVVMQDGVIFSESIARNIAVDDGEIDQGKLVAAARVANIEEYIMRLPLKYNTLIGRDGVGLSQGQKQRILIARAVYKNPQYIFLDEATNALDANNERSIVENLADFYKGKTVVIVAHRLSTVKNADQIVVIDKGQIVETGHHSELINAKGAYYRLVKNQLELGS; encoded by the coding sequence ATGCGTAAGGATACGGCGAGGTTTCCTATATACAGGCAACATGACACTATGCAATGTGGCGTGGTGTGTCTTCTAATGATATGTGAGCATTTTGGGCGAAAATATTCAATTGAATTTCTCTCGCGTTACTGTTTTGCCACTGCTGAAGGTGTGTCCCTACTTGGTATCAATGAAGCTGCAAATAAACTAGGCTTACACACCATCTGTGGACGAGTAACCGCGGAACAACTATCTGAAGCTCTCTTACCTTGCATTCTTCACTGGAACCAGAACCATTTTGTTGTCCTATATAAAATAAAGGGGAAAGGGGCAAAAACTATATTTTACATTGCAGACCCGGGAAAAGGTTTATTAAAATATTCTCTTAATGATTTTAAAGAACATTGGATCAGTACCCAATCTAATAGAGAAGAAAAAGGTATTGCCATGTTTCTTCAACCAACTCCTATTTTCTACAAAAAGGAGGGAGAAGGCAAAAGAGAAAAGCGTTCTTTTAGCTTTCTGTTTGGTTACGTCGGACAATATCGACGGTATTTCGGACAAGTAGTAATAGGCTTGCTAATTGGCAGCTTGTTACAACTTATTTTCCCATTTCTTACTCAAGCTATCGTCGATATTGGTATTACCCACCAAAACATTGGCTTCATTTATTTAATTCTTGTAGGACAGTTGATGCTAACCCTTAGCCGGACATCCGTAGACTTTATCCGCCGATGGATAGTACTGCATATCAGCATGCGTATCAACATATCGCTCGTATCGGATTTCTTTATTAAATTGTTGAAACTACCGATGTCTTTCTTCGATACCAAACTGCTGGGAGACTTGATGCAGCGCATGAACGATCATAACCGGGTGGAAAAGTTCCTTACCACACAGATCTTGAGTGTAATGTTTTCTTTTTTAAGTTTCATCGTTTTTGGTATTGTTTTGTTATGGTATAACTTGTCCATATTTGGCATATTCCTTTTGGGAAGCATTTGCTATGCCTTATGGATTGCTTTGTTTCTCAAAAGACGAAAACAGATTGATTATCTTTATTTTGAGAGTCAGGCAAAGAATAACAACAAAACTTATCAGTTCATCACTGCCATGCAGGAGATAAAGCTACAGGATTGCGAAGAACGTCGGCGATGGGAATGGGAGGATGTGCAGGCAGAACTTTTTGAAACCAACATGAAAAGCCTGAAATTGCAGCAGATGCAGGAAGCGGGAAGCATTTTTATCAATGAAATTAAAAATATAGTCATCACCGTTTTGGCAGCCACAGCTGTTATTAACGGCAGTATGACACTGGGTATGATGTTGGCTGTACAATACATTATAGGGCAACTGAACAGTCCTATTGAACAGTTAATGAGTTTTATCTATTCACTGCAAGATGTGAAGATTAGTTTGGAGCGTATCAATGAGATACATGAAATGGAGAATGAAGAGAGTAATTCAAATTCTTTGATGCAATTCCATGATAAGGATAGAAGTCTTCATCTTCAATATGTCGATTTCAAGTATGATCCGCATGGCCCGCATAAGATTCTGGACTGTGTAAACTTTACCATACCCGAAGGTAAAGTGACTGCTATTGTAGGAACTAGCGGAAGTGGAAAAACAACTATTATTAAGTTACTGTTAGGTTATTATCATGTTTTGGGAGGTAAAATAAGCATCGGGCAAACGTCTTTGAATGAATATAATATGAAGTGGTGGCGCAGGCAATGCGGAGTGGTAATGCAAGATGGAGTGATTTTCTCGGAATCCATTGCCCGCAACATCGCTGTGGACGACGGAGAGATTGACCAAGGAAAGTTAGTGGCGGCGGCACGGGTAGCCAATATAGAGGAATACATCATGCGATTACCCTTAAAGTATAATACGCTTATCGGGCGAGATGGAGTCGGATTAAGTCAGGGGCAAAAACAGAGAATATTGATAGCACGGGCTGTATACAAAAATCCCCAATATATTTTTCTGGATGAAGCGACAAATGCATTGGATGCCAATAATGAACGGTCCATTGTGGAAAATCTGGCGGACTTCTACAAAGGAAAGACCGTAGTTATCGTAGCGCATAGACTTAGTACTGTAAAAAATGCAGATCAAATCGTAGTCATAGACAAAGGGCAGATTGTAGAAACAGGGCATCATAGCGAATTAATAAATGCAAAAGGGGCTTATTACAGGTTGGTTAAAAATCAGTTAGAATTAGGTAGCTAA
- a CDS encoding tetratricopeptide repeat protein, translated as MKKYAKLLFILYCLFCLCSCKDRYSPPVLATVDSLTYINPDSAIVLLSSIKEDMSREPESTQMYYHLLQIKARDKAYIPHTSDSIILSIVHYYENHTHKAHLMEAYYFAGRVYRDLGDSPQALSYFQKAADASKENTDYRAVSRIYSQIGELCLYQDIYDDALAAYRNAYHYNVLAKDSAGLVFSLRDLGCNYTGLNNADSSLYYYKAAYALAERLNNHRLMNILHVDLAGLYVQLKKYNEAKEALKLPVNNRNRTDLSAIYSIFSKLYYQIGNMDSAFYYSHRIIEDCGTIYAKQSAHWILAQIAEKKGDSSTVMEQIKEYAACSDSIQRMTNSEVIGKMQSLYNYQLREKENHQLRAENEEQQLWIGYIVFFLIVIIALVVIYIQYNKRRKDKLKEQLTKLERFKEEQYQKSSQFIEENKERIKKLEEKLQAAQEEGGIRLALLQAQQEQYLQINSKVEIDKRAQELAETAFLQSSIYKQIHQLAGGNGTMTNVDWEKLTKAIDGTYDGFTSRLYALHSFSSIELKICLLLKAKISVTGIAFITGRSKSAITSARKKMYEKVYGEAGKPEQWDAFIEPF; from the coding sequence ATGAAAAAATACGCAAAACTACTATTTATACTATATTGTTTATTTTGTCTCTGTTCTTGTAAAGATCGCTACTCTCCTCCTGTTTTAGCCACAGTAGATAGCCTCACTTACATCAATCCGGATAGTGCCATCGTTCTTTTAAGTTCAATAAAGGAGGATATGTCCCGTGAGCCGGAATCCACCCAGATGTATTATCACCTTTTGCAGATAAAAGCTAGAGACAAAGCCTATATTCCCCATACTTCGGATAGCATCATACTCTCTATTGTGCATTATTACGAAAATCATACACATAAAGCACATCTTATGGAAGCCTATTACTTTGCCGGACGCGTTTACCGTGATCTCGGAGATTCCCCGCAGGCATTGAGCTATTTTCAGAAAGCAGCCGATGCGTCCAAAGAGAATACGGATTACAGGGCCGTTAGCCGGATATATAGCCAGATAGGAGAACTTTGCCTTTATCAGGATATATACGATGATGCACTCGCTGCATACAGAAATGCTTATCACTACAATGTATTGGCAAAAGACAGTGCCGGGCTTGTTTTTAGTTTGCGGGATCTTGGCTGCAATTATACGGGGCTTAATAATGCCGATAGTTCCCTATATTACTACAAAGCTGCTTATGCTTTAGCAGAAAGGCTCAATAATCATCGCTTAATGAATATTCTTCATGTAGATTTAGCTGGACTTTACGTTCAACTAAAAAAATATAATGAAGCAAAAGAGGCTTTAAAACTTCCTGTTAATAACCGAAATAGAACCGATTTGAGTGCAATATATTCTATTTTTTCTAAACTATATTATCAGATCGGAAATATGGATTCTGCATTCTATTATTCGCATCGTATCATAGAAGATTGTGGAACCATTTATGCCAAGCAGTCTGCTCACTGGATATTGGCACAGATCGCAGAAAAAAAGGGGGATAGTTCAACCGTAATGGAGCAGATTAAGGAATATGCGGCATGTTCCGATTCAATACAAAGGATGACTAATTCTGAGGTTATCGGGAAAATGCAATCGCTTTACAATTATCAGTTGCGTGAAAAAGAAAACCATCAATTGAGGGCGGAAAATGAGGAACAGCAACTTTGGATCGGTTATATCGTTTTTTTTCTTATTGTTATAATCGCTCTTGTTGTTATTTATATACAATATAACAAACGTAGAAAAGATAAGCTGAAAGAACAATTGACAAAATTGGAGCGGTTTAAGGAAGAACAATATCAGAAAAGCTCCCAATTCATAGAAGAGAATAAAGAACGAATCAAAAAACTGGAAGAAAAGTTGCAGGCTGCCCAAGAAGAAGGAGGTATTCGTCTCGCTTTGCTGCAAGCCCAACAAGAACAATACTTGCAGATTAACAGTAAGGTCGAAATAGATAAACGCGCACAAGAACTTGCCGAAACGGCTTTTCTGCAATCTTCCATCTATAAACAAATCCATCAACTGGCAGGCGGTAACGGTACAATGACGAATGTTGATTGGGAAAAACTGACCAAAGCTATCGATGGAACGTATGATGGCTTTACTTCCCGCCTCTATGCACTCCATTCTTTTAGTTCTATTGAACTGAAAATTTGCCTATTGCTCAAGGCAAAAATTTCAGTTACTGGCATAGCTTTTATTACCGGCCGGTCAAAATCGGCCATTACTTCTGCACGAAAGAAAATGTATGAGAAAGTATATGGTGAAGCAGGTAAACCAGAGCAATGGGACGCCTTTATTGAACCGTTCTAA
- a CDS encoding carbonic anhydrase family protein gives MQSESLNEMLANTVLTEEQRAKLSPTDILDLLKKGNKDFTEDNLTVRNNTQRVRDAAIGQYPLAVVLSCLDSRVPVEDVFHRGIGDLFVARVAGNIVNDDILGSLEYACKISGAKLILVLGHEYCGAIQSAIDDVKLGNITTLLSKIQPAVKAASEGFKGERSFSNSEFADLVCEHNIKLSINQIRKMSPILREMEEQEQILIVGSMYDMKTGEVHFLKDNR, from the coding sequence ATGCAATCGGAATCTTTAAACGAAATGCTCGCAAATACGGTTTTAACCGAAGAACAACGAGCAAAATTGTCGCCTACAGATATATTAGACCTTTTAAAAAAAGGGAATAAAGACTTTACGGAAGATAACTTAACCGTCAGAAACAATACGCAAAGAGTACGCGATGCGGCGATAGGGCAATACCCTTTGGCAGTGGTACTTTCGTGCCTGGACTCGAGAGTCCCGGTCGAAGATGTTTTTCATCGGGGCATTGGTGACTTGTTTGTAGCCAGAGTAGCCGGTAATATTGTAAATGATGATATTCTGGGTAGCCTTGAATATGCGTGTAAAATATCGGGGGCTAAGCTGATACTCGTATTAGGTCACGAATATTGCGGTGCCATCCAGTCTGCCATTGACGATGTGAAGCTGGGTAACATCACTACTTTATTATCAAAAATACAACCAGCCGTAAAAGCCGCTTCAGAAGGCTTTAAAGGTGAACGTTCCTTTTCCAATTCCGAATTTGCTGATCTTGTTTGTGAGCATAATATAAAGCTGTCAATCAATCAAATACGAAAAATGAGTCCTATCCTTAGAGAAATGGAAGAGCAAGAGCAGATCCTCATTGTTGGTAGCATGTATGACATGAAAACCGGAGAGGTGCATTTCTTGAAAGATAATAGATGA
- a CDS encoding DUF3244 domain-containing protein, producing the protein MKHLLLGCFFVLFCINAFAEEVNIDLEKDNQTTSTRSLTVDPTVTHDGNIVYIYYSDYLLANLQITVKDLSGNAVYSNTVSVSCNQPYSFVLNNVENGDYEIELSYGNMLLYGYFLIEMIA; encoded by the coding sequence ATGAAACACTTATTATTGGGATGTTTTTTTGTATTATTCTGCATTAATGCTTTTGCTGAAGAAGTGAATATTGATCTTGAAAAAGATAATCAGACAACAAGCACTCGTTCCTTAACCGTAGATCCTACTGTTACTCATGATGGAAATATCGTGTATATTTATTATTCCGATTATTTATTAGCAAATCTTCAAATTACCGTTAAGGATTTATCGGGAAATGCTGTGTATTCAAATACGGTTAGTGTATCCTGTAATCAACCTTATTCTTTTGTTTTAAATAATGTGGAGAATGGAGACTATGAAATAGAATTAAGCTACGGGAATATGTTATTATATGGCTATTTTTTAATTGAGATGATTGCCTAA